TGGGAAAAAAAGGTCGGGTACCAGTAGCGAGTCGAGGGCAGACTTGCATCTGGGACAAAAAAAGGTTGGGCCATAGTTGTGAGTCGAGagtagacttgcaactgggataaaaaaGACCGGGTCTCAGTTGCGAGTCGgggtagacttgcaactgggacagaAAAAGATCAAGCCCGAGTTACGAGTTGAGGGCCGGCAAAAGCGAAGACAAACAGGCCTAGGGCAATAACACGATACGCAATAAACAAACAATGACAAGCGAGGCGAACGATAAAGCACTTACACGAAAAATACGGGAACTAAATCAAACGATGAATTTAAAATAGACTTATAAAATTTTAAAAATCATGGATTGTTAAAAGACAAAAAAACCAAAGtttaaaaccaaaagaaaaaatgaaaaaaagaaaacaaacaaaattaAGGAGCCTTGTTTCAAAAGACCGAACGAAAACTACAAGTTGGCACTCTAACGCCCTATAACGCACAGAGCGTATCTATACCTTGCCTTGATTCTCCAtgctctatttttttttcttttgagaatgCATCTCCCTGCTCCTAATTACATTGCTTCAAAAAAATTACAGCCGTCAACCACACCGACAACCCAACCCACAAAAAATGCGCAAAAGAAACTAGTTATTTCACCATTTGGACAGGCCCAACAAAGACAACGTGACAGAACAGAGTAAGAAAGACGGTTGCATGGGACGTATACAAGTGCGAGGGACAGTTACACGAATCTTATAGCAAACTTTTTagctagatgtgaaatagcaaacccGATTCATGAAACCGAGAAAACTTTGTTTGCTACAGTACTTTCTAAATATACATTTCCAATTTCCAAATGAAGGTATTTATTACTTGGTTAGTCTAGTCTATTTCTTGGTTTGGGAAGTTTTCGGGGAAATCAAAGCTAATCACTTCGTTCACAAATAAGATTTTTTAACTTTGTTTTTGAATCGGTTGTATATAAACATGTTTTAGTGTGACTGTTCACTTTTTTCACTCAGTATCTTATCCATATTGAAATATctgaaacatcttatatttgtgaataaAGGGAGTATTACTTAGCCATGCATCAAGATGATACTGGCATAAATTCGACTTTCAGTCGCTGCATCATAGATGCACACAGCCACCAACATACAAGCATGCAAACAGAAACAAACCAAGTATAGGTTTAGGATGCTAGAGATTACACACTTCTAATGCCACAAGAAAACTCAAGATGCCAAAAAATAGAGACTAGGTTGTCACCCACATGTTGAAAAAATAACTCCCTCACAATAGCTGCATACATTACCACCACCAGCTTTCTGGCCTCCTGCCTTTGAAGAATAGACCAGGTATGGCGATGCAGAGTATCTACTCGTGAATTCATACGCTCCTAGATGAACAGTacatttaaaaaaatagaaaaataaatgatTTTTTTTGGCAAAATTTAAGGAATATTTGGAGTGCATGCAAATTTTCATCACTAAATCACACTGGTAGAAGTCATGGCAAAAATGGCAtcgatatttatttatttatttgccacATCTTTCaccaatgtgatttcatgatgaaactTAGCATGCACTTTAATCATTCCTTAAAGTTTGCCACacacaaaattcagaattttttgaattgtttttctatttttttagtgtTCACAACAAGAGCATTTGAACTCGAGCTGAGAAAGGTACTTTCGTAGGTATGGAGCCAATACATATATTTGATAGCCCCTCGGCCAATATATCAAACATACTAGCAACCCCTCTGGCCAGTGATAAGTTGGATCCACTTGACCTGGACAACACGTCACATGGCATGAGCGAAATGACAATCGAAAAACACATGTTGGACTGATTTGGTATCACCTCAGAAGCTACATTTAGCGGCCCCTTGCCAATTTCATTTAAGAAGATTGCCTTTGGTTACTAACACCCATGCGCATATACCATATGAATATTTTGGTTTTTAGCGGGATTTATAGTTTCCGTAGTTGCCGGTTTTGGATGGGATATCATTTTGTGCAAATTTCATATCTTCAGGTATCCTGGTCATCCCCGCAAAAAAAGGTATCCTAGTAATCTTAGAACTAGGTATCCTTAAGACAATCACATAAGTTAGGCCACCATCGCATAAGTTATGACTTGCAGTCAGATTTGAGCCGATCAAAACCCGTCAAGACACTGTTTGGTTCATTGTGATCCATGACCGAAGCGATCGAGGTATTTTCTACCGTTTTCCGTGTTGTAAAGTCGTGCATATTACTAGTTGAGTGACGTGTGTGCAAGCCAAATGTCCTATTAGAATCTCACTTGAGATCAATCTTTGATCTCAAGCCAAATATTGGAAGTTTCTCCCACAAAAAAAGTTAATTTCATGTCACACATACCATCCTCACTGATTAATTTAAACAACCATTTTTGCCAAGAGACTGACATGTTTTGTTGCAATGTCTTGGATGTAGGGGGACCATTGATTTTTTTTCCTACATAACAGAGTCCATTTGACGAGACATCCTTCTTTATTTTGATTGTCCACTAGCCATTTTAGCACTCCTTTGGGGACATGgaagaaaaatatcatcaaactgCTCAGAACCAAATGCATTAGGCTTAACCTACCCACTCCTTTAGTTGTTTTTCGATATGCTCCTCTATTCCCCGCCAATTCTCATGAATATGGAATTCTGAGACACCAATGGAATTGAACCTTGTTCACATCCAAACATGCCTGTGTTGGTCAGCTGTTTCATGCGCCTAGCCAGAGTAGAAGATCTCTCTTTTATGAAAAACATGTTTTAAACCAGGCAAACACTCAAATGTGCCAAGCAGTGcaggttttcttttcttttttagtttCATGACCCATAAATAGGATGGTATCATCCGCGTACTGTAAAACCTATCTGTCATCGACTATATGAAGCACCATCCCATTCATAAGATCCTCTAACTTGGCTTATACAGGGTTAAAGGATCCTCCCAGTCGAAGGCCTTTCTTTATTTCGAACTATATCCTAAATTATTGTTGACTTTGATACCAAAACTTCCAGTAGATATGAAAATTTCCAAGCACTTGCACCAAAGAGGTGAAAATCCTTTCATCCGAAGTTttgaagaagaaaatgccaattGAATTTCCGATACACCTTCTCAAAGTAAATTTTAAAAGCTACTCCCATCTTTTTTTATGGAGCTCATGAACAGTCACATGAAGAATTAGAACCCCCTCGATAATGTTTCTACCTTCATGAACACCATTTAGATTGGACGAACATGTAATCAACAACAGGATccgttctttctttcttttttgtcacCATACTGCATACTTTGAAACTCACATTTAACAACCAATGTGACCAATTTTTTAATTCGTGTGGCCTGCATTTTGGAATAAATTCATTTACACCAAAGTTGAGATTATATAGTGGTTGGTCACTGCTATGAAATGCATCAAATAAGTCACTACAGGAAACTGCGTTGTTGCCGACGACAATATATATGCCGGCGGCTTTTTAGCGGGGCCGTCATCATATATAGCAAGACGCCAAGGACGCTAGGAAAACCATCGAAAAATTTGTAGCTACGCCGACGATTTTGCCAGCCAGGCCGTCAGTAAATATGCACCATTTGCCGAGGGCAACCATCGGCAAGATAAGGCCCGTCAGCATATCATCAGACATGGGGCGCATAGTACCTAAATCTTGTAGTGAATCCATCAAGTCATCTTTGATTACCTCCCACAATACCTGGTAAAACTCATAAATCCATCTTGTACAAGTGTTTTATTATGTTTCATTTGAGGGATAGCCTTCCAGACCTCCTTTTCCACGAAATGAGTAGTGATAATTTCATTTTCTGCCACAGAAAGCTAAGGGTGTCCAAATACATGCACTGACCAAAATTAATCCAATAATATGTGGGTTATGTTATATAAACTCAATGAAATTTGAATTTATATTTGTATTATAATGTGCTTTCTTGTGTTTGTATTTTGTAAGTAGAAATTTATTGTCAATCAAAACTAGTcagtcaaatacatggaacccaaCATCCACAAACACCTAGAACCAACTATCAAATGAGACATAGCGATAGACACAAGTTCTTTCTATTAATGTGTCGAGACACAAGCATTGAATTTTCGCGAAACAAATAATGCATTACATTTTGCAACGGACGAGTAAATTGTACTCATAATATTCCTTCTGAGTTTGCTAAGAGTTAGAATACCTCAGAAACTCAGCTCTGGCATTTCTTAGTGGGTGGGTTAATATTTCTAGTCATGTGTCTCATATTGTGAATGCAATCTCTTTTTTGTGGCAAACTTCTGGACACAATCTGCTTAATCTCTCTATAGCATTACATTTGTTAATATATGTGTACGTATGTTCCCCAATAAGAGGTCAAATATTGTATCTCCTTGCACATGTGTGTTCTATCAAATATTAGCTTCTTATGGCATCACTTGGCTATTTAAAAAAAAAGATATTCACTTGGCTATTTATTATGAGGAAGCATAGATGGAAGAATGTAAATTAGAGTACGGACTAATATAACAAGAAAGTCCCAAACTAAGTTTCTCTAACCTTTTTTCAATCTTCGAAAGAACCAGTTATGATGTTGAGTACTAAAGATTATTCCACATATATTATCTGACCATCGTTTTCTTTTGTGTGCCCTTCCGAAAGCTATTGAGTTGCTGGAGAAATACAAAGTGCAGGCCATCATTGGTCCCCAGAAATCATCAGAAGCTGTGTTCATATCCAGTGTTGGAAATTTAACCCAAGTCCCCATAGTATCATTCACAGCAACAAGCCCCTCTCTCACTTCTGATAGTATGCCGTATTTTGTACGATCAACACTGGATGACTCGGCTCAGGTGAATAGCATTGCCTCGCTTGTACAGGCCTATGGATGGAGAGAGGTGGTGGCAGTATATGACGACACCGACTATGGGAGAGGCATTCTACCATACCTCATTGACGCACTTCAAGAAATTGATGTCCGTGTTGGGTATCGCAGTGTTATCCCTTCAACAGCAACAAATGAGGCCATGGTGCAAGAACTCAATGGATTGATGGCAATGCAAACAAGGGTATTTATTGTTCATATGTCATCCACTATGACCTCCCTTCTTTTTACAAAGGCAAAAGAGGTAGGGATGATGAACAAGGGATTTGTTTGGATGACCACAAGTGGAGTGGCAAACATCATCGACTCACTCAATCCAAGTGTCATTGAGGCAATGAATGGTGTGCTAGGAGTAAGATATCATGTTCCCAGATCACAAGAACTTGACAACTTATCCATAAGGTGGAACAGAATGTACCAACACGATAACCCGGAGGAGTCACCCTTTAATAAACTAAGCATTTTTGGACTATGGGGCTATGATACGGTATGGGCATTGGCACAAGCAGCAGAAAAGGTTGGGATATCCGGTGCCAGAAATAAGCAACCATGGTCCATTAAAAACTCCACATGCTTGGAATCAATGGTTATTTCCACTAAGGGTCCTGAACTCTTAAAGGCAATCGTACAAAACAAATTCAGAGGTTTAAGTGGTGACTTTGACCTTACAGGCAGACAACTTAAAGTTTCTGTGTTCCAAATAATAAACGTGGTTGGGAGAGGTTGTAGAGAAATCGGGTTTTGGACTATGAATAGTGGACTTTCACGGCAGTTAAAGCAAGAATACTTCAAAAAGACAGGaccagactcaatgcctgacctaAATCCTATAATTTGGCCAGGAGAGTCCACCGAAATACCAATGGGCTGGGAAATTCCTACGGTTGGTAAGAAGCTTAGAGTTGGTGTGTGCTCGAGCGAAAATCCAGAGTTTATAAACACATACAAAAATCCTGCCACAAATGTAACAACAGCGAGTGGACTGGTAATTGACATATTTGAGGAGGCAGTAAAGAGGCTACATCATCCATTTTCTTATGAGTACCTAAATTTTGACACAGCTGATACAAAAACTTCGGGGAGCTACAATGATTTTGTTTATCAAGTCTATCGTGGGGTAAGTAATACTGTATAAACGGCAATTGAAGCTGCATACATTTCATTGTTAGGAGAAAAAAAACTCTGGTAGTTTAAACATTTTACAATGAATTAATTGTCTTTGCATCTCCATCCAGTATTTGTTCTGCTTTCACGTTGCAATTATAACATTTTATAGGCAAAAGGATGCCAACCTGAAAGGCTCGCTCTATTTTTTTCTCAAAGCAAAGAAAATCAAAAGTATATTGCTTGCTAAAATATTTCTCTTTGTTTAACAACTGAGCTTATACTGTGTAATGAATATTATCAAGTGGATGTTCCTTTTCTTTGCTTAAATATATAAATCTGGCTAATGGCACTGCAGGAATACGACATAGCTGTTGCAGACATTACTATAAGATACAATAGATCACTGCATGTCGACTTCACCGTACCATACACAGAATCCGGAGTAGGGATGATTGTTCCATTCAAGGAAAAAGTGAATACGGATATGTGGCTTTTCTTGAAACCACTGAGCATTGAGATGTGGTTTGGAAGCATCATATTCTTTATATACACAGGAGTTGCTGTCTGGCTGTTGGAGTATCTAAATGGCAATGAACATGTTCATGGTCCCCTATCACTCAAACAATTGGCGATTACAATATTCTCCATTTGTGAACAGAGTTGAGTAAACATTACAGTTTCTTAGATCTCTTtacaattttgaacaagtattTCAGTTGCATGGACAAAGCATATGTTACACCATATCAAAATAGGAAGAATCTTCAAAAGATTAATGCAAGAGTACATTGATCCGGATAAACATCTCTATGAGCCAGTTGAATTTATCtttaaaaattccacaaaaataaCTTAGATCTATCTAATTAACAGTGCTTAACAAAGGCAGTATAGAATCAGAGTGTGGAAATGAACTAATCCTAGTTTGTATCAGTTAAAAACTGACAATATGGATTGCGTTGATCATCTAATTAAATTGAAATGGTGTGTTTTGCAGAGCTTATAAGAATTTTAGTGCCTCAATAAAGTCTTGATTGTTATTTCTGCAGAGGAGGAGCTGGAACACTTTCTAGCTAGAACTGTTCTACGTGTATGGATGGTTGTTCTTCTGGTACTTGCATCAAGTTATACAGCAAGCTTTGCAGCAATGCTTACTGTACAGCAGCTTTCACCAACAGTGACTGATGTTCATGAACTCCAGAAGAATGGAGAATATGTAGGGTTCCACCAAGGTTCCTATATAGATGGTCTATTGGTGGAGATTGGTTTTGATACATCAAAGATCAGGGGCTATGCTACACCTGATGATTTCTATAGTGCTCTTTCTAACGGAAGCATTGCTGCGGTTGTACTCGAAGTCCCATATATTAAATTGTTTCTCACAAAGTACAACAAAGGTTACACAATGGTGGGGCCTATTTACAAGAGTGCGGGTTTTGCATTTGTAAGTTTAACTACACTCACTATTCTCTTGAAAAGACTGCTAGTGAGCCACGCAAATGATATGATTATATGTTTCCTTTAATTCTACCAATCATGTCACCACAAGATTGCAGTTTCAAAAGAATTTTAGGATAACAAAAACGGTTGGTATGGTTATCTAATAGCAAAAGTGAATAAATGTATCTCCGAGTGGAATGATGCAATTTTAGGATAAGAAATTGCTGCAAGTAGCTCTAGTAAAAAAGGCTAGACGACGAAATAAATAACAGAAGTAACACAATATCACTTTTTATAAATCTAACTACTATACACGACAACATATATACAAGAGGCTTGGAGAACCACAACATAGATACATACCTTTACATCAGAAACATAGGAAGTGAGCCTAGCTCACTTGGCTAGTGGAGTGGATGTACAACCCAGCCACCCAGGTTCAAGTCCTCACGGGCGTGaatttgggttcttattatttaaaaGAAAAACTCGCTGTGGGGGGCTTCCCCTACCgctttccttttcaaaaaaaaaaaattcagaaccaTCAACATGAACTGGTATTTGCAATTGATCACATTAATGCTCTGTTTagaattctagtgaattgtgagAAATAATATATGTTGGCTGGTTTACTTTTAGACATTTTAGGTGCTTCTCTATCTCCTTTTTCCAAATAAAATAGTATTTGCATTTGAGTGTTGTTTGTTTAAATAATAGCACCATCATATTGACCACCTACTATTATATGAAATTGTCATTGGAACATTATATGTTAGCATGTGCGCCTTATGACAATGATCTCTTTGCTGATTAGGCGCTTCCCAAGAATTCTCCGCTACGTCCTGAAATGTCGACTGCAATACTCAACATAACCGGAGGAGATACTATCAATCAGTTTGAAAAGAAATGGATAGGTCAAAATAGCCATGAAAATGATGACATGCCTGATGGTTCAGGCACTATCAACTTCGAAAGTTGTGGGGGATTATTCCTCATATCTGGAATTGTGACAACCGGTTCCCTTTTAGTAGCCATGCTGATGAGCCGCTACAATAAACATCAACAAAACGCAGGGAACAAACGGGATGAC
This window of the Triticum aestivum cultivar Chinese Spring chromosome 5D, IWGSC CS RefSeq v2.1, whole genome shotgun sequence genome carries:
- the LOC123124991 gene encoding glutamate receptor 2.8-like, with the translated sequence MEKARAAILFLLLLVDFAVAAQNATAGEADGFHVGVILDLGSPVGKVARTSVLLAVQDFYAVHRNYSTKLVLHITDSMGSDVQAASAAIELLEKYKVQAIIGPQKSSEAVFISSVGNLTQVPIVSFTATSPSLTSDSMPYFVRSTLDDSAQVNSIASLVQAYGWREVVAVYDDTDYGRGILPYLIDALQEIDVRVGYRSVIPSTATNEAMVQELNGLMAMQTRVFIVHMSSTMTSLLFTKAKEVGMMNKGFVWMTTSGVANIIDSLNPSVIEAMNGVLGVRYHVPRSQELDNLSIRWNRMYQHDNPEESPFNKLSIFGLWGYDTVWALAQAAEKVGISGARNKQPWSIKNSTCLESMVISTKGPELLKAIVQNKFRGLSGDFDLTGRQLKVSVFQIINVVGRGCREIGFWTMNSGLSRQLKQEYFKKTGPDSMPDLNPIIWPGESTEIPMGWEIPTVGKKLRVGVCSSENPEFINTYKNPATNVTTASGLVIDIFEEAVKRLHHPFSYEYLNFDTADTKTSGSYNDFVYQVYRGEYDIAVADITIRYNRSLHVDFTVPYTESGVGMIVPFKEKVNTDMWLFLKPLSIEMWFGSIIFFIYTGVAVWLLEYLNGNEHVHEEELEHFLARTVLRVWMVVLLVLASSYTASFAAMLTVQQLSPTVTDVHELQKNGEYVGFHQGSYIDGLLVEIGFDTSKIRGYATPDDFYSALSNGSIAAVVLEVPYIKLFLTKYNKGYTMVGPIYKSAGFAFALPKNSPLRPEMSTAILNITGGDTINQFEKKWIGQNSHENDDMPDGSGTINFESCGGLFLISGIVTTGSLLVAMLMSRYNKHQQNAGNKRDDQNESGPGQEKEKMEEQGDQNSNGEGTQLMEGQTTL